Part of the Candidatus Chlorohelix allophototropha genome, AGCTTTTGGTCTGAACTGTTACAAATGTTTTACCCAATCCCCGAAAGCTATTTAAACGAAAGTCGGCTTTTTAGCTAGAGGCAAGGCTTATCAATAAAAAGAGCATAAAACCGACAAAGAACATTGCAGTGCCGAAAATCGTATCATGCTCTTTGTGGGCTTCCACCAGCAGTTCCTCGGTGACCAGAAACATAAGCGCGGCAACCCCGAAAGCCAGAAAGACTTCAAGCACTGCTCCCGATAGCCCGCCAAGTAAGGTTGCGCCGAGTACACCCCCTATACCTATCAATAATGCCAATCCAAAATGTAGCAGAATAGTTTTTTGTCTTGATACTTTAGCTCTGCTCATTGCGCTAGATGTAGCCAAACCTAGGAAGAATATTTCGATGCCGAGCGCAACGGTTAGCAAAATACCTTCACGTCCACCAGCCGCAAAACCCAATCCAACCAACAAGCCATCAATCGAAACATCAATTGCTACGGTGATAAACAAGCTAGTGGGTTGCTTCGTCCCTTCTTCTATTCCTTCCGCGCCTTCCGCAAACTTTTTGATTATCAGCATCAAAATTACGCCAACCGAAAAGCCGATGATAATAGCGATCGGCTCTTTCTCCCGCATCATTTTTGGCAATAATTCCACCGCTACCGCAAAAAACACTACTCCGGCAGCAAAATGTTGTACCGTGCTTGTAAATACCGGACCCGGTATCATAAAACTGGCAAGAATGCCACCCCCCACAATCGCTGCCATCGGAATCAGTACGTATAGCAGCACTTCGGTAATCGGGGTGTGTTCCACTGCTTGCGCCATCACGCTTGTCAGAATATTAGCCTGCAATTTTGGCTCCTCTCAAACTTAGCTAAGGTTAGGTGTTTGCAATTCTCTAAGAGGGGCTAACTTATACAGAAAGCCCCTTTGTTTGTACTGCACTATCTATGTGGTAGGTTGAATTTTAAAGAGCCTAAAATGAGGAATCTCGCATTAATATATCATGCTTTTGCGGTAGCAGTTTCGGCAATAACCTCTGCAATACCCTTAACCAAGCGGTCAATATCTTCTACCGAATTGTAAAATCCCGTAGAGGCTCTGACTAATACCGGGTCTGGAGTTGGTCTTACCTGTATGCCCTTTTCAGCCAGTTTTGTGCTTAGGTCAGGCGCGGTTATTTGCTCAAAAGAGAAATGAACCAAACCCGCCATACTTTCTTTGGGAGTGTACATTGAGACACCCGGAAGCTCTGAGATTTGTTCGTAGCAATACTGTCCTAATTCAGCTATACGCTTGTAAATCCAGTCCCAGCCCACCTCCTGCTCAAGCCATTCCAGCGTGACACGCCAAGCCTTGACCGAGGGAGGGTATAGGGTTGCAGCCATG contains:
- a CDS encoding ZIP family metal transporter — encoded protein: MQANILTSVMAQAVEHTPITEVLLYVLIPMAAIVGGGILASFMIPGPVFTSTVQHFAAGVVFFAVAVELLPKMMREKEPIAIIIGFSVGVILMLIIKKFAEGAEGIEEGTKQPTSLFITVAIDVSIDGLLVGLGFAAGGREGILLTVALGIEIFFLGLATSSAMSRAKVSRQKTILLHFGLALLIGIGGVLGATLLGGLSGAVLEVFLAFGVAALMFLVTEELLVEAHKEHDTIFGTAMFFVGFMLFLLISLASS